In a single window of the Oncorhynchus clarkii lewisi isolate Uvic-CL-2024 unplaced genomic scaffold, UVic_Ocla_1.0 unplaced_contig_411_pilon_pilon, whole genome shotgun sequence genome:
- the LOC139400996 gene encoding zinc finger protein ZFP2-like produces the protein MRSQSYSPSNEEKDITVNQEVGSGAVTVKEEEDAFRVKDEEDITVKQEDDAVYGVKEEGEGITFTSKKEEEEEEEPRYLGPVSQTHLKASNGSNDEFSHKMVLRNRSLINTREIRDYRGSSGEPQQPHDAEEGEKGLSRSEHLNKHLQRPTVKRTHCCSDCGKRLTSSGITIHQRIHTGEKPYSCGQCGKSFTTSGSLTIHQRIHTGEKPYSCDQCGKRFATSGHLTRHQRTHTGEKPYSCGQCGRSFSRSGDLRVHQRTHTGEKPYSCDQCGKRFATSGNLTLHHRTHTGEKPYSCGQCGRSFSHSGELRVHKRIHTGEKPYSCGQCGRSFIQCGELRVHKRIHTGEKPYSCGQCGSSFTTSSGLTVHQRTHTGEKSYSCGQCGSSFTTSSGLTVHQRTHTGEKPYSCGQCGSSFTTSSGLTVHQRTHTGETPYSCGQCGRSFSQSGELRVHKRIHTGEKPYSCDQCGKRFVGSYHLTLHQRIHTGEKPYSCDQCGKSFGQSGHLTRHQRTHTGEKPYSCGQCGSSFTTSSGLTVHQRTHTGEKPYSCDQCGKRFATSGHLTLHQRT, from the exons atgcgGTCACAaagctactctccttctaatgaaGAGAAGGATATCACAGTAAATCAAGAAGTAGGGAGTGGGgccgttactgtgaaagaagaggaggacgcgttcagagtgaaagacgaggaagatatcacagtaaaacaagaa gatgatgcAGTTTATGGcgtgaaagaggagggggaggggattaCTTTTACAtcgaaaaaggaggaggaagaagaggaggaacctagatatctgggcccggtttcccaaacgcatcttaaggcatccaatggttctaacgatgaatttagccataagatggttttgagaaaccgttccctgattaacacta gagagatacgggactatcgtggatcctctggggagcctcaacaacctcatgatgctgaagagggagagaagggtctctccagatcagaacacctcaataaACACCTGCAGAGACCCACAGTGAagagaactcactgctgctctgactgtgggaagagattaaCCTCATCAGGCATTACAATTcatcagagaatacacacaggagagaaaccttacagctgtggtcaatgtgggaagagttttacaacatctggctc tctgactatacaccagagaatacacacaggagagaaaccctatagctgtgatcaatgtgggaagagatttgctacatctggccACCTGACccgacaccagagaacacacacaggagagaaaccttatagctgtggtcaatgtgggaggagttttagtcGATCTGGAGATCTCAGagtgcaccagagaacacacacaggagagaaaccatatagttgtgatcaatgtgggaagagatttgctacatctggcaacctgactctacaccacagaacacacacaggagagaaaccctatagctgtggtcaatgtgggaggagttttagtcATTCTGGAGAACTCAGagtgcacaagagaatacacacaggagagaaaccttatagctgtggtcaatgtgggaggagttttattCAATGTGGAGAACTCAGagtgcacaagagaatacacacaggagagaaaccatatagctgtggtcaatgtgggagtagttttactacatctagcgGTCTGacagttcaccagagaacacacacaggagagaaatcctatagctgtggtcaatgtgggagtagttttactacatctagcgGTCTGacagttcaccagagaacacacacaggagagaaaccctatagctgtggtcaatgtgggagtagttttactacatctagcgGTCTGacagttcaccagagaacacacacaggagagacaccttatagctgtggtcaatgtgggaggagttttagtcAATCTGGAGAACTGAGagtgcacaagagaatacacacaggagagaaaccttatagctgtgatcaatgtgggaagaggtttGTTGGATCTTACCATCTGACTctgcaccagagaatacacacaggagagaagccctatagctgtgatcaatgtgggaagagttttggtcaatCTGGCCATCTGACacgacaccagagaacacacacaggagagaaaccttatagctgtggtcaatgtgggagtagTTTTACTACGTCTAGCG GTCTGacagttcaccagagaacacacacaggagagaaaccctatagctgtgatcaatgtgggaagagatttgctacatctggccacctgactctacaccagagaaca